A genomic region of Micromonospora sp. NBC_01796 contains the following coding sequences:
- a CDS encoding oxidoreductase: MTTDPLAPLLTLADVGPAVDRARERVDQALRHRALRRHGGQVAAEISLRSAVASAALEGYEHEREAVRAGTVTDPVLQGALRVAGALPGLADLWTRAPRQVLAKLHVLAARDVVPEHELGRPVADPAAGARLDGLAGLLTGGTKVDPLVLAAVVHGELLALRPFAGPSGVVARAAARLTLLASGFDPRGLVAVDVGHQERSPEYVGAAGAFATGTPDGVRSWLRHYATAVEIGAEQVALVGDEVLAAA; encoded by the coding sequence GTGACCACCGACCCGCTCGCCCCGCTGCTCACCCTCGCCGACGTCGGGCCCGCCGTCGACCGGGCCCGCGAGCGGGTCGACCAGGCCCTGCGACACCGCGCGTTGCGCCGGCACGGTGGCCAGGTCGCGGCCGAGATCAGCCTCCGGTCCGCGGTGGCCAGCGCCGCCCTGGAGGGGTACGAGCACGAGCGCGAAGCCGTACGCGCCGGCACGGTCACCGACCCGGTGCTCCAGGGTGCGCTGCGGGTGGCCGGGGCGCTGCCCGGACTTGCCGACCTGTGGACCCGGGCGCCCCGGCAGGTGCTGGCCAAGCTGCACGTGCTCGCCGCCCGGGACGTGGTCCCGGAGCACGAACTCGGCCGCCCGGTCGCCGACCCGGCGGCCGGTGCCCGGCTGGACGGACTGGCCGGGTTGCTGACCGGCGGGACGAAGGTGGATCCGCTGGTCCTGGCCGCCGTCGTGCACGGCGAACTGCTCGCCCTGCGCCCGTTCGCCGGGCCGTCCGGGGTGGTGGCCCGAGCCGCCGCCCGACTGACCCTGCTCGCCAGCGGGTTCGACCCGCGCGGCCTGGTCGCGGTCGACGTGGGTCACCAGGAGCGTTCCCCCGAGTACGTCGGCGCGGCCGGCGCCTTCGCCACCGGTACGCCGGACGGGGTCCGTTCCTGGCTGCGGCACTACGCGACGGCGGTGGAGATCGGCGCCGAGCAGGTCGCCCTGGTCGGCGACGAGGTCCTCGCCGCCGCCTGA
- a CDS encoding alpha/beta hydrolase, whose translation MAQAVGTVVLEPAAREFARMTSQPPFLHQIPPSDGREKLTDLQSSGIAKPAVDSENLMVPGGPSGQVPVRIVRPPGSGGGSDNGNRLTDRVRGLAQDMMRSRGGQQGGMPVILYLHGGGWVFGDSFTHDRLIREIAVQADAAVVFPEYSRSPEAPFPTALEECYAVAEWISEQGAEFGLDPSRIAIAADSSGANLAAVITLLAKQRGGPQFRHQVLWYPVTNADFDTDSYREFDSGYYLRRDQMMWFWDQYLPDTARRGDPTASPLQASIDQLRGLPPALIITEEADPLRDEGEAYAAKLRQAGVPVAQVRYQGMIHDFVMLDTLATTSAARAATAQGAQTLRTALHTTH comes from the coding sequence ATGGCTCAGGCAGTCGGCACCGTCGTACTCGAGCCCGCCGCGCGGGAGTTCGCCCGGATGACCTCGCAGCCGCCCTTCCTGCACCAGATCCCGCCCAGCGATGGCCGCGAGAAACTCACCGATCTGCAGTCCAGTGGCATCGCCAAACCGGCTGTCGACTCGGAGAACCTGATGGTTCCCGGCGGCCCCTCCGGCCAGGTCCCCGTACGGATCGTGCGGCCCCCGGGCAGCGGCGGCGGATCGGACAACGGGAACAGACTGACCGACCGGGTACGCGGACTCGCGCAGGACATGATGCGTTCGCGCGGCGGTCAGCAGGGCGGTATGCCGGTCATCCTCTACCTCCACGGCGGCGGATGGGTCTTCGGTGACTCGTTCACCCACGACCGGCTGATCCGGGAGATCGCTGTCCAGGCGGACGCGGCCGTGGTCTTTCCGGAGTACAGCCGCTCGCCGGAGGCGCCCTTCCCCACGGCGTTGGAGGAGTGTTACGCGGTAGCGGAGTGGATCAGCGAGCAGGGCGCGGAGTTCGGTCTTGACCCGTCCCGGATCGCGATCGCCGCGGACTCGTCCGGCGCGAACCTCGCCGCCGTGATCACCCTGCTGGCGAAGCAGCGGGGCGGTCCGCAGTTCCGTCACCAGGTGCTCTGGTACCCGGTCACGAACGCGGACTTCGACACCGACAGCTACCGGGAATTCGACAGCGGCTACTACCTGCGGCGGGACCAGATGATGTGGTTCTGGGACCAGTACCTGCCGGACACCGCCAGGCGTGGCGACCCGACCGCCTCACCGTTGCAGGCCAGCATCGACCAGCTCCGGGGCCTGCCACCCGCGCTGATCATCACCGAGGAAGCCGACCCGCTGCGCGACGAGGGCGAGGCGTACGCGGCCAAGCTGCGCCAGGCCGGCGTACCGGTCGCCCAGGTCCGCTACCAGGGCATGATCCACGACTTCGTCATGCTCGACACGCTGGCCACGACGAGTGCCGCCCGCGCCGCCACCGCACAGGGCGCCCAGACACTGCGTACGGCGCTGCACACCACCCACTGA
- the ssd gene encoding septum site-determining protein Ssd has product MPPRTPVQPGPRLPLVLTSDGDLLDELLQLAAAGGTEVEVVADPAAARSRWAAAPLVMVGTDQAQSCLRARLPRRPRVVLVGRSGPGDPGWELAELIGAEHVAMLPAAQPWLVDRFAEGVPGSSAAAPGRVVAVIGGRGGAGASVLAGGLAVTAARGGLRTLLVDADPLGGGLDLVLGWEQLEGLRWPALTEVDGRVDAPALVRALPSRGDLVMLSWDRGDLFNLPAEAMAATMDAGRRGRDLVIVDLPRQLDDAAVIALQAADRAFVVVPAELRATAAAARVVTAASLHCAELSVIVRGPAPGRLKAREVTHCTKPVTPHLRRLHPAWAWLMESLGAGVVFLLDSLARDEFGTARPPPR; this is encoded by the coding sequence ATGCCACCCCGTACCCCTGTCCAACCCGGACCCCGCCTGCCGCTGGTCCTGACCTCGGACGGTGACCTGCTCGACGAACTGCTCCAACTCGCCGCGGCCGGCGGCACGGAGGTCGAGGTGGTAGCCGACCCGGCCGCCGCCCGCTCCCGCTGGGCCGCCGCGCCGCTCGTCATGGTCGGCACCGACCAGGCGCAGTCCTGCCTGCGGGCGCGACTTCCGCGCCGCCCGAGGGTGGTGCTGGTCGGCCGGTCCGGTCCGGGTGATCCCGGCTGGGAACTGGCCGAGCTGATCGGCGCCGAGCACGTCGCCATGCTGCCGGCGGCGCAACCGTGGTTGGTGGACCGCTTCGCCGAGGGCGTACCCGGATCGTCCGCCGCCGCACCCGGACGGGTGGTCGCGGTGATCGGTGGCCGGGGCGGCGCCGGCGCGAGCGTGCTGGCCGGCGGGCTCGCGGTGACCGCCGCGCGGGGCGGGCTGCGCACCCTGCTGGTCGACGCCGACCCGCTCGGCGGCGGGCTCGACCTGGTGCTCGGCTGGGAGCAGCTCGAAGGGCTCCGCTGGCCCGCCCTGACCGAGGTCGACGGACGGGTCGACGCACCGGCGCTGGTCCGGGCCCTGCCCAGCCGAGGTGACCTGGTGATGCTCTCCTGGGACCGGGGTGACCTGTTCAACCTGCCGGCCGAGGCGATGGCCGCCACCATGGACGCCGGTCGCCGTGGCCGCGACCTGGTCATCGTCGACCTGCCACGCCAGCTCGACGACGCTGCCGTGATCGCGTTGCAGGCCGCCGACCGGGCCTTTGTCGTGGTACCGGCCGAACTGCGGGCAACCGCCGCGGCGGCCCGTGTGGTCACCGCGGCCAGCCTGCACTGCGCCGAGCTGTCGGTGATCGTGCGCGGGCCGGCGCCCGGCCGGCTCAAGGCCCGTGAGGTGACCCATTGCACGAAACCCGTCACCCCGCATCTGCGTCGACTGCATCCTGCTTGGGCTTGGCTGATGGAATCGCTCGGGGCCGGCGTTGTGTTCCTACTCGACTCCTTGGCCAGGGACGAGTTCGGAACAGCTCGGCCACCGCCTCGATGA
- a CDS encoding cell wall-binding repeat-containing protein, producing the protein MSTSHLRRIVSVAAAAAVVTPLLTSTAAQAAPGDEHITYQVANGSTYIANVDGSNARLLSTGIIGRPAWSRDGSRIAYINNTGSGLHIANADMSRVVDIPNLSGRPLDVAWWPSGSDVLYTTPDYRIRFQGVDGLTNEGELPGLVRADGEQDSQPSVSLGGNVAFTRRTAAGVSTVRVWSRSTATTAQVASNAASAAFSPDGSRLAYVLGGSQVWVSNPDGTGAQQVTTEPQSALRPAWSADGSSLLFESGRALKKINVASRTVTTVVPDDGVNTVSNATWQSVGINFVDRVYGPNAIGTGVAASRYAYADRGNVNDPRGRQQANAVVLTRSDAYYDALAGSALAISKRAPLLITPTAALPAEVLNEIRRVLGNSGTIYVLGGADAVSNNISNQLAGLGYTIKRIAGTNMFDTNIRINREITTTPRTVIVATGLDFYDALAAGAVAGLDPNTVIVLSTGNTLPAVALNYLNEIDPVDPLVNIVGVGGWGATALQTHWENVTLWADYPFYRGFDLIGPSAIHTAVMVAQAFFYGPVTASVATSDSWFDALTGGAMAGAIGGPMLINWKDSLNSEVSNYLSTNASSLAVVQLLGSNNSLADSLIAPIGDSIGLPGTSLYGEFTSTSSSSSARSLAARPTSLLEPTLPTLGSKAASADSVPGVTPRVASQR; encoded by the coding sequence TTGTCCACATCCCATCTGCGTCGAATCGTCAGCGTCGCCGCTGCTGCCGCAGTGGTCACGCCCCTACTCACCAGCACGGCCGCCCAGGCTGCTCCGGGTGACGAGCACATCACGTACCAGGTCGCCAACGGGTCGACCTACATCGCCAATGTGGACGGGTCGAACGCACGTCTGCTCAGCACCGGGATCATCGGCCGACCGGCCTGGTCCCGGGACGGCAGCCGGATCGCGTACATCAACAACACCGGTAGCGGCCTGCACATCGCCAACGCCGACATGTCCCGCGTCGTCGACATCCCGAACCTGAGCGGTCGCCCGCTCGACGTGGCCTGGTGGCCGAGCGGTAGCGACGTGCTCTACACGACGCCGGACTACCGGATCAGGTTCCAGGGTGTGGACGGCCTGACCAACGAGGGCGAGTTGCCCGGTCTGGTACGGGCAGACGGCGAGCAGGACTCCCAGCCGTCGGTGTCGCTGGGCGGAAACGTCGCCTTCACCCGCCGTACCGCAGCCGGCGTCTCCACCGTGCGGGTCTGGTCGCGGAGCACCGCCACCACGGCGCAGGTGGCGTCGAACGCGGCCAGCGCGGCGTTCTCGCCGGACGGGAGCCGACTCGCCTACGTGCTCGGCGGTAGCCAGGTCTGGGTGTCCAACCCGGACGGAACCGGTGCGCAGCAGGTGACCACCGAGCCGCAGAGTGCCCTCCGCCCGGCCTGGTCGGCGGATGGCAGCAGCCTGCTGTTCGAGAGCGGCCGGGCGCTGAAGAAGATCAACGTTGCCTCCCGGACGGTGACCACGGTGGTGCCGGACGACGGTGTCAACACCGTGTCCAACGCGACCTGGCAGTCGGTCGGCATCAACTTCGTCGACCGGGTCTACGGCCCGAACGCGATCGGGACCGGGGTGGCGGCCTCCCGTTACGCCTACGCCGACCGTGGCAACGTCAACGACCCGCGCGGGCGGCAGCAGGCCAACGCGGTCGTGCTGACCCGGTCCGACGCCTACTACGACGCGCTCGCCGGCTCGGCACTCGCCATCAGCAAGCGTGCTCCGTTGCTGATCACGCCGACCGCAGCCCTTCCGGCGGAGGTCCTCAACGAGATCAGGCGGGTGCTCGGCAACTCGGGCACCATCTACGTCCTCGGTGGGGCTGACGCGGTCTCGAACAACATCAGCAACCAGTTGGCCGGACTGGGCTACACCATCAAGCGGATCGCCGGCACCAACATGTTCGACACCAACATCCGGATCAACCGGGAGATCACCACCACCCCCCGGACGGTCATCGTCGCCACCGGTCTCGACTTCTACGACGCGTTGGCGGCGGGTGCGGTCGCCGGCCTGGATCCCAACACGGTCATCGTCCTCAGCACCGGTAACACCCTGCCGGCGGTGGCGCTGAACTACCTGAACGAGATCGACCCCGTGGATCCCCTGGTCAACATCGTGGGTGTCGGCGGCTGGGGAGCCACCGCGCTGCAGACCCACTGGGAAAACGTGACCCTGTGGGCCGACTACCCGTTCTACCGCGGGTTCGACCTGATCGGACCGAGCGCCATCCACACCGCGGTGATGGTCGCGCAGGCGTTCTTCTACGGTCCGGTGACGGCCTCGGTCGCCACCTCGGACAGCTGGTTCGACGCCCTCACCGGCGGTGCCATGGCCGGGGCGATCGGTGGTCCGATGCTGATCAACTGGAAGGACTCCCTCAACTCCGAGGTGAGCAACTACCTCAGCACCAACGCCTCGAGCCTGGCCGTGGTCCAGCTCCTGGGCAGCAACAACTCGCTCGCCGATTCGCTCATCGCGCCGATCGGCGACTCGATCGGGCTGCCGGGCACCTCCCTGTACGGCGAGTTCACGTCCACCTCCTCCAGCAGCTCGGCCCGCTCCCTCGCGGCGCGCCCGACCTCGCTGCTGGAGCCGACCCTTCCGACGCTGGGCAGCAAGGCGGCCTCGGCCGACTCGGTGCCGGGTGTCACCCCGCGGGTAGCCAGCCAGCGGTAA
- the acs gene encoding acetate--CoA ligase, which translates to MSETLANLLQETREFPPPAELAAAANVTAAAYTEAADDRLAFWAEQARRLDWAKPWDQILDWSNPPFAKWFVGGELNVAYNCLDRHVAAGRGDKVAIHWEGEPGDTRTLTYADLHQLTCQAANALTDLGVTAGDRVAIYLPMIPEAAVAMLACARIGATHSVVFGGFSADALGNRIQDASAKVVITADGGYRRGKPSALKPTVDEAVAASSTIEHVLVVRRTGQEVAWTDKDHWWHETVETASTEHTAEAFDAEHPLFILYTSGTTARPKGILHTTGGYLTQAAYTHHAVFDLKPETDVYWCTADIGWVTGHSYIVYGPLANGATQVMYEGTPDTPHKGRFWEIVDKYGVSILYTAPTLIRTMMKWGDDIPQGYDLSSLRVLGSVGEPINPEAWMWYREHVGRDRSPIVDTWWQTETGAIMISPLPGVTATKPGSAMSPLPGITADVVDDQGESVPNGGGGYLVLREPWPSMLRTIWGDDDRFIETYWSRFQGMYFAGDGAKKDNDGHLWLLGRVDDVMLVSGHNISTTEVESALVSHPSVAEAAVVGATDPTTGQAIVAFTIPRGNVDTAGEAGEALIVELRNHVARTLGPIAKPRQIMLVPELPKTRSGKIMRRLLRDVAENRSLGDVTTLQDSSVMEMISSGLQSGKSDED; encoded by the coding sequence ATGAGCGAGACCCTGGCGAACCTGTTGCAGGAGACGCGGGAGTTCCCGCCCCCGGCGGAACTGGCCGCCGCCGCCAACGTCACCGCCGCCGCCTACACCGAGGCCGCCGACGACCGGCTCGCCTTCTGGGCGGAACAGGCCCGCCGGCTGGACTGGGCCAAGCCGTGGGACCAGATCCTGGACTGGTCGAACCCGCCGTTCGCCAAGTGGTTCGTCGGCGGGGAGCTCAACGTCGCCTACAACTGCCTCGACCGGCACGTGGCCGCCGGTCGCGGTGACAAGGTCGCCATCCACTGGGAGGGCGAGCCCGGCGACACCCGCACCCTCACCTACGCCGACCTGCACCAACTCACCTGCCAGGCGGCGAACGCGCTGACCGACCTGGGCGTCACCGCCGGTGACCGGGTCGCGATCTACCTGCCGATGATCCCCGAGGCCGCGGTCGCGATGCTGGCCTGCGCCCGGATCGGCGCCACCCACAGCGTCGTCTTCGGTGGCTTCTCCGCCGACGCCCTCGGCAACCGGATCCAGGACGCGAGCGCCAAGGTCGTGATCACCGCCGACGGTGGTTACCGGCGGGGCAAGCCGTCCGCGCTGAAGCCGACGGTGGACGAGGCGGTCGCCGCCTCCTCGACCATCGAGCACGTGCTGGTGGTCCGGCGTACCGGGCAGGAGGTGGCCTGGACCGACAAGGACCACTGGTGGCACGAGACGGTGGAGACCGCCTCGACCGAGCACACCGCCGAGGCGTTCGACGCCGAGCACCCGCTGTTCATCCTCTACACCAGCGGTACGACCGCCCGCCCGAAGGGCATCCTGCACACCACCGGGGGTTACCTGACCCAGGCGGCGTACACCCATCACGCGGTGTTCGACCTGAAGCCGGAGACGGACGTCTACTGGTGCACGGCCGACATCGGCTGGGTCACCGGGCACTCCTACATCGTGTACGGGCCGCTCGCCAACGGCGCCACCCAGGTCATGTACGAGGGCACCCCGGACACCCCGCACAAGGGCCGGTTCTGGGAGATCGTCGACAAGTACGGCGTCAGCATCCTCTACACCGCCCCGACGCTGATCCGCACCATGATGAAGTGGGGCGACGACATCCCGCAGGGTTACGACCTGTCGTCGCTGCGGGTGCTCGGCAGCGTCGGTGAGCCGATCAACCCCGAGGCCTGGATGTGGTACCGGGAGCACGTCGGCCGGGACAGGTCCCCGATCGTCGACACCTGGTGGCAGACCGAGACCGGCGCCATCATGATCTCGCCGCTGCCGGGGGTGACCGCCACCAAGCCGGGCAGCGCCATGTCCCCGCTGCCGGGGATCACCGCCGACGTGGTCGACGACCAGGGCGAGTCGGTGCCGAACGGCGGTGGCGGTTACCTGGTGCTGCGTGAGCCGTGGCCGTCGATGCTGCGCACCATCTGGGGCGACGACGACCGGTTCATCGAGACGTACTGGTCCCGGTTCCAGGGGATGTACTTCGCCGGTGACGGGGCGAAGAAGGACAACGACGGGCACCTGTGGCTGCTCGGTCGGGTGGACGACGTCATGCTCGTGTCCGGGCACAACATCTCCACCACCGAGGTCGAGTCGGCGCTCGTCTCGCACCCATCGGTGGCCGAGGCGGCGGTGGTCGGGGCCACCGATCCGACCACCGGTCAGGCGATCGTGGCGTTCACCATCCCGCGCGGCAACGTCGACACCGCGGGCGAGGCCGGCGAGGCGCTCATCGTCGAACTACGCAACCACGTCGCCCGTACGCTCGGGCCGATCGCGAAGCCGCGGCAGATCATGCTCGTACCGGAGCTGCCGAAGACCCGGTCCGGCAAAATCATGCGCCGGTTGCTACGGGACGTGGCCGAGAACCGCTCCCTCGGTGACGTCACCACGCTTCAGGACTCCTCGGTAATGGAAATGATTTCCTCGGGGTTGCAGTCCGGCAAGTCCGACGAGGACTGA
- a CDS encoding immune inhibitor A domain-containing protein has product MRRDVKAGMASVAAAVLAAGFVSVPAYGAPKPSPTSSARVTGADGDPTAVHREDNLPHPLGDQQDALRREAIADLLSGKSAPQQRNGSEVVKVKGNRWVEVKKKPAKVDPIFSILVEFGDQVNPLYGGDAGPKHNEIAEPDRVWNGDATDNNSTIWQENFNRQSYLDLMYSKKKESMASFYLDQSGGKYTVGGDVSDWVTVPYNEARYGSNNVVESEGEVYWPFVEDTAQAWYDSQLAAGKTKAQITEYLKQFDIWDRYDFDGDGNFNESDGYIDHFQAIHAGEGEEAGGGAQGEDAIWSHRWYAYPTRMGDTGPSYNERGGVPLGDSGIWIGDYTTEPENGGLGVFAHEFGHDLGLPDLYDTTNRAENGTGFWSLMSGGSWLNKGGDNIGSTPGYMGPWEKLTLGWLDYKVVNQGDGAKYEILGPAGDNDGLLPQAVVVNLPTARKYIEYNKPTSGQYEWWTGSADDLDIKLTRDLDLTGATTASLTTKAWYDIEEGYDFLFAQVSADGGESWIQVGDRIDANSGGWQDLSWDLSPWAGQSVKFRFRYYSDGGYHLAGAFLDDIKLLKNGAVAWSDDVESGDNGWTPAGWSRFGGTVDEQVPRFYIAENRQYIGYDKGLKVGPYNFGWSTTKPDWVERFPYQDGLLIWQVDYSQEDNNTSTHPGQGLVLPIDARPAPIAWPGTCAVTPYNPQGLCLLANRRQPFDATFGRQKTDALTLHRLGVPLAIPSKPGIPTFDDSDPNRYWSAANPTGSVKVAGTGTKIEVVLELGMPIGTSLIKVSTPRR; this is encoded by the coding sequence TTGAGGAGAGACGTCAAAGCAGGCATGGCGAGCGTTGCCGCAGCCGTCCTGGCGGCTGGTTTCGTTTCCGTCCCGGCGTACGGCGCACCCAAGCCGTCGCCCACGTCGTCCGCACGGGTAACCGGCGCCGATGGGGACCCCACTGCGGTACACCGCGAGGACAACCTGCCCCACCCGCTCGGTGACCAGCAGGACGCCCTGCGTCGCGAGGCGATCGCCGACCTGCTTTCCGGCAAGTCGGCACCGCAGCAGCGCAACGGCTCCGAGGTCGTCAAGGTCAAGGGCAACCGCTGGGTCGAGGTGAAGAAGAAGCCGGCCAAGGTCGACCCCATCTTCTCCATCCTGGTGGAGTTCGGCGACCAGGTGAACCCGCTCTACGGCGGCGACGCGGGCCCGAAGCACAACGAGATCGCCGAACCGGACCGGGTCTGGAACGGCGACGCCACCGACAACAACTCCACCATCTGGCAGGAGAACTTCAACCGCCAGAGCTACCTGGACCTCATGTACTCCAAGAAGAAGGAGTCCATGGCCTCCTTCTACCTGGACCAGTCCGGGGGCAAGTACACCGTCGGTGGCGACGTCAGCGACTGGGTCACCGTGCCGTACAACGAGGCGCGTTACGGCAGCAACAATGTCGTGGAGTCCGAGGGCGAGGTCTACTGGCCGTTCGTCGAGGACACCGCCCAGGCGTGGTACGACTCGCAGCTCGCGGCCGGCAAGACCAAGGCCCAGATCACCGAGTACCTGAAGCAGTTCGACATCTGGGACCGGTACGACTTCGACGGCGACGGCAACTTCAACGAGTCGGACGGCTACATCGACCACTTCCAGGCGATCCACGCCGGTGAGGGCGAAGAGGCCGGCGGCGGTGCCCAGGGTGAGGACGCGATCTGGTCGCACCGCTGGTACGCGTACCCGACCCGGATGGGCGACACCGGCCCGTCGTACAACGAGCGGGGCGGCGTGCCGCTGGGCGACTCCGGGATCTGGATCGGTGACTACACCACCGAGCCGGAGAACGGTGGCCTGGGCGTGTTCGCGCACGAGTTCGGCCACGACCTCGGTCTGCCGGACCTGTACGACACCACCAACCGTGCCGAGAACGGCACCGGTTTCTGGTCGCTGATGTCCGGTGGGTCGTGGCTGAACAAGGGCGGCGACAACATCGGCTCCACTCCGGGCTACATGGGCCCGTGGGAGAAGCTGACCCTCGGCTGGCTGGACTACAAGGTGGTCAACCAGGGCGACGGGGCGAAGTACGAGATCCTCGGCCCGGCGGGTGACAACGACGGGCTGCTGCCGCAGGCCGTGGTGGTCAACCTGCCCACCGCCCGGAAGTACATCGAGTACAACAAGCCCACCTCCGGACAGTACGAGTGGTGGACCGGCAGCGCCGACGACCTGGACATCAAACTGACCAGGGACCTCGACCTGACCGGCGCCACCACGGCCTCGCTGACCACCAAGGCCTGGTACGACATCGAAGAGGGTTACGACTTCCTCTTCGCCCAGGTGTCGGCCGACGGTGGGGAGAGCTGGATCCAGGTCGGTGACCGGATCGACGCGAACTCCGGTGGCTGGCAGGACCTGAGCTGGGACCTGTCCCCGTGGGCCGGTCAGTCGGTCAAGTTCCGGTTCCGTTACTACAGCGACGGCGGTTACCACCTGGCCGGCGCCTTCCTCGACGACATCAAGCTGTTGAAGAACGGCGCGGTGGCGTGGAGCGACGACGTCGAGTCCGGTGACAACGGCTGGACCCCGGCCGGCTGGAGCCGCTTCGGCGGGACCGTGGACGAGCAGGTGCCGCGTTTCTACATCGCGGAGAACCGGCAGTACATCGGTTACGACAAGGGGCTCAAGGTCGGCCCGTACAACTTCGGTTGGTCGACCACGAAGCCGGACTGGGTGGAGCGCTTCCCGTACCAGGACGGTCTGCTGATCTGGCAGGTCGACTACAGCCAGGAGGACAACAACACCTCGACCCACCCGGGTCAGGGTCTGGTGTTGCCGATCGACGCTCGGCCGGCCCCGATCGCGTGGCCGGGCACCTGCGCCGTGACTCCGTACAACCCGCAGGGGCTGTGCCTGCTGGCCAACCGCCGGCAGCCGTTCGACGCCACCTTCGGGCGGCAGAAGACGGACGCGCTCACCCTGCACCGCCTCGGGGTTCCGCTGGCGATCCCGTCGAAGCCGGGCATCCCGACCTTCGACGACTCGGACCCGAACCGCTACTGGTCCGCGGCGAACCCGACCGGCTCGGTCAAGGTTGCCGGCACCGGCACCAAGATCGAGGTTGTGCTGGAGCTGGGCATGCCGATCGGTACCAGCCTGATCAAGGTGAGCACCCCTCGGCGCTGA
- a CDS encoding HAD family hydrolase, producing the protein MGRSAAFFDLDKTVIAKSSALAFGRPFYRDGLISRRDVVKSAYAQLMFRLGGMNDQTMARTRDYLAALTKGWPVEQVRQIVAETLHELINPYVYAEAAALIEEHQAAGRDVVLVSASGDELVRPIGELLGVTDVIATRMAVRDGRYSGEVEFYAAGAAKVSGVAELAEARGYDLAESYAYSDSISDRPLLECVGHPTAVNPDRALRKLATENAWPVLEFRHPVPLGRRLRDKPAVPVAAAALGVGVGVAIGIAWYGRHRRTRATSAQKS; encoded by the coding sequence GTGGGCCGAAGTGCCGCTTTTTTCGATCTGGACAAGACCGTCATCGCGAAGTCGAGCGCGCTGGCGTTCGGCAGGCCGTTCTACCGGGACGGTCTGATCTCGCGTCGGGACGTCGTCAAGTCCGCGTACGCCCAGCTGATGTTCCGGCTCGGCGGGATGAACGACCAGACGATGGCGCGTACCCGGGACTACCTGGCCGCGCTCACCAAGGGCTGGCCGGTCGAACAGGTCCGCCAGATCGTCGCGGAGACCCTGCACGAGTTGATCAACCCCTACGTGTACGCCGAAGCCGCCGCCCTGATCGAGGAGCACCAGGCTGCCGGTCGGGACGTGGTGCTGGTTTCCGCCTCGGGTGACGAACTGGTCCGCCCGATCGGTGAACTGCTCGGTGTGACCGACGTGATAGCCACCCGGATGGCGGTCCGGGACGGGCGCTACAGCGGCGAGGTGGAGTTCTACGCCGCCGGTGCGGCCAAGGTCAGCGGCGTGGCCGAGCTTGCCGAGGCGCGTGGTTACGACCTCGCCGAGTCGTATGCGTACTCCGACTCGATCAGTGACCGCCCGCTGCTGGAGTGTGTCGGGCACCCCACGGCGGTCAACCCGGACCGGGCCCTGCGCAAGCTCGCCACCGAGAACGCCTGGCCGGTGCTGGAGTTCCGGCACCCGGTGCCGCTGGGTCGCCGGCTGCGGGACAAACCGGCCGTGCCGGTGGCCGCCGCCGCGCTCGGGGTCGGAGTCGGGGTCGCGATCGGCATCGCCTGGTACGGCCGCCACCGCCGGACCCGCGCCACCTCCGCTCAGAAGAGCTGA